The proteins below come from a single Prolixibacter sp. NT017 genomic window:
- the rplP gene encoding 50S ribosomal protein L16 produces the protein MLQPKKVKFRRVQKGRMKGNAQRGNQLAFGTFGIKSLETTWITGRQIEAARVAVTRHMQRQGQIWIRIFPDKPITKKPAEVRMGKGKGAPEAFVAPVTPGRILIEVDGVPFELAKEALRLAAQKLPVTTKFVVRRDFVESSINE, from the coding sequence ATGTTACAGCCAAAAAAAGTAAAGTTCAGAAGAGTACAAAAGGGACGGATGAAGGGGAATGCCCAACGGGGCAATCAACTGGCATTCGGAACCTTTGGTATTAAATCCCTGGAAACAACATGGATTACCGGCCGCCAGATTGAGGCAGCCAGGGTAGCGGTAACCCGCCACATGCAACGTCAGGGACAGATTTGGATCCGAATATTTCCAGATAAACCGATTACCAAGAAGCCTGCAGAGGTACGTATGGGTAAAGGTAAAGGAGCTCCTGAAGCATTTGTCGCACCCGTTACTCCAGGAAGAATCCTGATTGAAGTTGACGGCGTTCCGTTCGAACTGGCGAAGGAGGCATTACGTTTGGCAGCGCAGAAGTTGCCCGTAACAACCAAATTTGTTGTTCGACGCGATTTTGTAGAATCTTCAATTAATGAGTAA
- the rplV gene encoding 50S ribosomal protein L22 encodes MGSRKRKSAELLKEAKKQQYQAVLRNCPTSPRKMRLVADMIRGMEVNQALDVLKFSSKEASRAVEKLLLSAIANWQSKNEGVRIEESNLYVSEVFVDSARILKRLRPAPQGRAHRIRKRSNHVTIRLDSKNVVEEISK; translated from the coding sequence ATGGGTTCAAGAAAAAGAAAGAGCGCTGAATTGCTCAAAGAAGCAAAAAAACAACAATATCAGGCCGTTCTGCGCAATTGTCCCACTTCGCCGCGTAAAATGCGTCTTGTCGCTGATATGATCCGCGGCATGGAGGTGAATCAAGCTCTGGACGTCCTGAAGTTCTCGTCAAAGGAAGCCTCTCGCGCAGTTGAAAAGCTTTTGCTTTCAGCTATTGCGAACTGGCAATCTAAAAACGAAGGCGTAAGGATTGAGGAAAGTAATCTTTACGTGTCAGAGGTGTTCGTTGATTCGGCACGTATTCTGAAGCGTCTGCGCCCGGCACCCCAGGGTCGTGCGCACCGTATTCGGAAACGTTCGAACCATGTAACTATCCGTCTGGACAGTAAGAATGTTGTTGAAGAAATTTCTAAATAA
- the rpsM gene encoding 30S ribosomal protein S13 has protein sequence MARIVGVDIPNNKRGEIALTYIFGIGRSRAQQILEQAGVDKEVKVKDWDDSQFAAIRKVINEKYKVEGELRSEYQLNIKRLMDIGCYRGIRHRIGLPVRGQSTKNNARTRKGKRKTVANKKKATK, from the coding sequence ATGGCTCGTATAGTTGGTGTAGATATACCGAACAATAAAAGAGGTGAAATTGCCCTGACCTATATCTTTGGTATCGGTCGCAGCCGTGCACAGCAGATTCTCGAGCAGGCTGGAGTTGACAAAGAGGTCAAGGTAAAGGACTGGGACGATAGCCAGTTCGCTGCTATTCGCAAAGTGATCAATGAAAAATACAAAGTTGAAGGTGAACTGCGCTCCGAATATCAGCTGAACATTAAACGACTGATGGATATCGGTTGCTATCGTGGCATTCGCCACCGTATTGGCCTTCCGGTACGTGGTCAGAGCACCAAAAACAACGCCAGAACCCGTAAAGGAAAAAGAAAAACGGTTGCTAACAAGAAGAAAGCTACTAAATAA
- the rplN gene encoding 50S ribosomal protein L14, translating to MIQQETRCTVADNSGAKEALVIRVLGGTRKRYASLGDKVVVTVKNALPGSDLKKGTVSKAVVVRTRKEVRRQDGSYIRFDDNAVVLLSATGEMRGTRIFGPVARELRDSHMKIVSLAPEVL from the coding sequence ATGATACAGCAAGAAACACGTTGTACAGTTGCCGATAACAGCGGAGCAAAGGAAGCTTTGGTCATTCGCGTTTTAGGCGGTACCCGCAAGCGTTATGCCTCTTTGGGTGACAAAGTGGTGGTAACGGTTAAGAACGCTCTTCCTGGCAGCGACTTGAAAAAAGGGACTGTTTCGAAGGCTGTTGTTGTTCGTACGCGGAAAGAAGTGCGCCGTCAGGATGGTTCATACATTCGCTTCGACGACAATGCAGTTGTGTTGCTCAGTGCAACCGGCGAAATGCGCGGAACCCGTATTTTCGGTCCCGTCGCCCGTGAACTGCGTGACAGCCATATGAAAATTGTCTCTTTGGCACCTGAAGTACTTTAA
- the rpmC gene encoding 50S ribosomal protein L29, with protein sequence MKTSEIRELTTAEIVEKIDNANEELVRMKMNHAVSPLDNPLRIRHTRRDIARLQTELRKRQLEEK encoded by the coding sequence ATGAAAACTTCTGAAATCAGAGAGTTAACCACAGCGGAAATCGTTGAGAAGATCGATAACGCGAATGAAGAGCTGGTTCGGATGAAAATGAATCATGCCGTGAGCCCGCTTGATAATCCGTTGAGAATTCGCCATACCCGCAGAGATATTGCTCGTTTGCAAACGGAACTGCGGAAACGTCAACTTGAAGAAAAATAA
- the rpsN gene encoding 30S ribosomal protein S14, giving the protein MAKESMKAREVKRAKLVERYAEKRARLKEEGDYIALSKLPRNSSRVRMHNRCKLTGRPKGYMRQFGISRIQFREMASAGLIPGVKKASW; this is encoded by the coding sequence ATGGCTAAGGAATCAATGAAAGCACGCGAAGTAAAACGTGCGAAACTCGTTGAAAGATATGCCGAAAAAAGGGCACGCCTGAAAGAAGAAGGTGATTATATTGCACTGAGCAAACTGCCGCGTAACTCATCACGCGTACGTATGCACAACCGTTGCAAACTCACTGGTCGTCCGAAAGGGTACATGCGTCAGTTCGGCATCTCCAGGATTCAGTTCCGTGAAATGGCTTCGGCCGGCCTGATTCCCGGAGTAAAAAAAGCAAGTTGGTAA
- the secY gene encoding preprotein translocase subunit SecY, whose translation MKKLFETLKNIYKIEDLRSRLTVTFLFLLVYRLGSYVSLPGIDPAQLGALKAQSSEGLLGLLNMFSGGAFSNASVFALGIMPYISASIVVQLLGIAVPYFQKLQKEGESGRNKINQITRYLTVGILLFQAPAYLTNLHYQLPETAFAIKGAAFTVASTVILTAGSMFIMWLGERITDKGIGNGISLIIMIGIIARLPFALFAEFVSRLEEQGGGLVMFLVEFVLLFLVFMVTILLVQGTRKVPVQYAKRIVGNRQYGGVRQYIPLKVNAAGVMPIIFAQAIMFVPMSIAGFSGSESMSGFVSAFSNYTGFWYNFTQFMLVIIFTYFYTAITINPVQMAEDMKKNGGFIPGVKPGKRTAEYLDTIMSRITLPGSIFLGLVTILPAFAMMMGVNSQFAHFYGGTSLLILVGVILDTLQQIESHLLMRHYDGLLKGGRIKGRTGGGPSVI comes from the coding sequence ATGAAAAAGTTATTCGAGACCCTTAAGAACATCTACAAAATTGAGGATCTAAGATCCCGGTTGACTGTTACCTTTCTGTTTCTGTTGGTTTACCGACTCGGTTCATACGTCTCGTTGCCGGGGATTGACCCCGCGCAGCTCGGTGCACTGAAGGCGCAATCATCAGAAGGACTGTTAGGATTGTTGAACATGTTTTCCGGGGGGGCATTCTCCAATGCATCGGTATTCGCATTGGGAATTATGCCTTACATTAGTGCTTCAATTGTAGTGCAGCTTTTGGGTATCGCAGTTCCTTATTTTCAGAAGTTGCAGAAGGAAGGAGAATCCGGACGTAATAAAATTAATCAGATTACCCGCTATTTGACAGTGGGTATTCTGTTGTTTCAGGCTCCGGCTTACCTGACTAACCTGCACTACCAGCTTCCCGAGACAGCTTTCGCTATCAAAGGGGCTGCATTTACCGTTGCCTCGACGGTGATTCTGACGGCCGGTTCCATGTTTATCATGTGGCTGGGTGAACGAATTACCGATAAGGGAATTGGTAATGGTATTTCGCTGATTATCATGATTGGTATTATTGCCCGTCTGCCTTTCGCACTCTTCGCCGAGTTTGTTAGCCGGTTAGAAGAGCAGGGAGGAGGACTGGTGATGTTCCTGGTCGAGTTTGTATTGTTGTTCCTGGTATTTATGGTGACTATCCTGTTGGTACAGGGTACCCGGAAAGTACCGGTGCAGTATGCAAAGCGGATTGTAGGTAACCGTCAGTACGGCGGTGTTCGTCAGTACATTCCCCTGAAGGTGAATGCTGCTGGTGTAATGCCTATCATCTTTGCCCAGGCGATCATGTTCGTACCGATGAGTATTGCCGGATTTTCCGGTTCGGAATCAATGAGTGGCTTCGTGTCTGCATTCTCGAACTATACCGGATTCTGGTATAATTTTACCCAGTTCATGCTGGTAATCATATTCACCTATTTCTACACCGCTATTACCATTAATCCGGTCCAAATGGCTGAGGACATGAAAAAGAATGGCGGGTTTATTCCGGGAGTAAAACCGGGTAAACGAACGGCTGAATATTTGGATACCATCATGTCAAGAATTACACTGCCGGGTTCCATCTTTTTGGGACTGGTAACGATTCTGCCTGCATTTGCAATGATGATGGGAGTGAACTCTCAGTTTGCGCACTTCTATGGCGGTACATCACTGTTGATTCTTGTAGGAGTTATTCTGGATACCTTGCAGCAGATTGAAAGTCACCTGCTCATGCGTCACTACGATGGCCTGTTGAAAGGTGGTCGTATCAAGGGACGTACCGGTGGCGGTCCTTCTGTAATATAA
- the map gene encoding type I methionyl aminopeptidase yields MIYFKTNEEIDLIRESCLLVSRTLAEIALYIQPGITTNELDRIAETFIRNNNGKPGFLGYQGYPNTLCTSVNNTVVHGIPSGYKIKDGDIVSIDCGVLLNGWYGDSCYTFMVGNVPERETTLCRATYRSLEDAITAAIEGNRLGDIGHAVQRHAELHDFTIVKDLVGHGIGRNLHEEPAVANYGKQGRGVKLRRGIVLAIEPMLNSGKPGVVTEDDGWTVKTVDGESSAHYEHTIVVRDGKAEKLSTFNFIEEAIKKNNFLWQNSLL; encoded by the coding sequence ATGATTTACTTCAAAACCAATGAAGAAATCGACCTCATTCGTGAAAGCTGCTTACTTGTAAGTCGCACATTAGCTGAAATAGCACTATATATTCAACCCGGTATCACAACGAATGAGTTGGACCGGATAGCTGAAACGTTCATTCGAAATAATAACGGAAAGCCTGGTTTTCTGGGGTATCAGGGATATCCCAATACCCTTTGCACTTCTGTGAACAACACGGTAGTGCACGGTATTCCGTCCGGATATAAAATAAAGGACGGCGATATTGTTTCCATAGATTGTGGTGTACTCTTAAACGGCTGGTACGGTGATTCATGTTATACCTTTATGGTCGGAAATGTTCCGGAACGTGAAACAACCTTATGCCGGGCAACTTATCGTTCGCTCGAGGACGCCATAACCGCGGCAATTGAAGGAAACCGGCTCGGAGATATAGGACATGCTGTCCAGCGTCATGCCGAACTACATGACTTTACGATAGTGAAAGATTTGGTTGGGCATGGCATTGGGCGGAATCTTCACGAGGAACCAGCGGTTGCCAATTACGGCAAACAGGGGCGTGGAGTGAAGCTCAGGCGTGGGATAGTGTTGGCTATCGAACCGATGCTGAATTCGGGTAAGCCCGGAGTCGTAACCGAAGACGATGGTTGGACCGTTAAAACAGTAGATGGAGAATCGTCAGCTCACTATGAACATACCATTGTGGTACGGGATGGGAAAGCTGAAAAACTTTCAACTTTTAACTTTATAGAAGAAGCAATTAAAAAAAACAACTTTTTATGGCAAAACAGCCTTCTATAG
- the rpsE gene encoding 30S ribosomal protein S5 has product MAKNIKKVKTSDLDLKDRLVAINRVTKVTKGGRTFSFSAIVVVGNEDGIVGWGLGKASEVTTAIAKGVDAAKKNLVKVPVINGTIPHEQIAKYGGARIFLKPASSGTGVKAGGAMRAVLESVGVHDILAKSKGSSNPHNLVKATFNALLEMRDAYTVAEHRGVTLDKVFNG; this is encoded by the coding sequence ATGGCAAAGAACATTAAAAAAGTAAAAACCAGCGATCTCGACCTTAAAGACCGGTTAGTAGCAATTAACCGTGTCACCAAAGTCACCAAAGGTGGTAGAACATTCAGCTTTTCAGCTATCGTCGTTGTTGGCAACGAAGACGGAATTGTAGGCTGGGGTCTTGGTAAAGCCAGTGAAGTAACCACCGCCATCGCGAAAGGTGTTGATGCAGCAAAGAAAAATCTCGTTAAGGTTCCGGTTATCAACGGAACCATTCCACACGAGCAAATCGCCAAGTATGGTGGTGCACGAATTTTCCTGAAACCGGCATCTTCGGGTACCGGGGTAAAAGCAGGGGGTGCTATGCGCGCCGTACTGGAGAGTGTTGGAGTACACGACATCCTGGCTAAGTCCAAAGGATCGTCTAACCCGCACAATCTGGTGAAAGCAACGTTCAATGCATTGCTCGAAATGCGCGATGCTTACACAGTTGCTGAACATCGTGGCGTAACCCTCGATAAAGTGTTTAACGGTTAA
- the rpsH gene encoding 30S ribosomal protein S8 encodes MTDPIADYLTRLRNALKAKHKVVEIPASNLKIEMTKILKEKGYILNYKIDEEKNYQGSIKIALKYHPVDGTPAIKTLKRISKPGLRRYCNTDSIPRVLNGLGVAILSTSKGVITDKEATDLKVGGEILCYVY; translated from the coding sequence ATGACTGATCCGATTGCAGATTATCTGACTCGACTGAGAAATGCCCTTAAGGCAAAACATAAAGTAGTAGAGATTCCTGCATCAAACCTGAAAATCGAAATGACCAAAATCCTGAAGGAGAAAGGTTACATTTTGAATTACAAAATTGATGAAGAGAAAAACTACCAGGGAAGCATTAAAATCGCTCTCAAGTACCATCCGGTAGACGGTACACCAGCGATCAAAACGCTGAAACGTATCTCCAAACCCGGACTTCGCCGTTACTGTAACACCGATTCAATTCCGCGTGTACTGAACGGTCTGGGTGTAGCCATTCTTTCCACATCGAAAGGGGTTATCACCGATAAAGAAGCAACGGACCTGAAAGTAGGTGGAGAGATTTTGTGCTACGTTTATTAA
- the rplF gene encoding 50S ribosomal protein L6 codes for MSRIGKLPIEVPAGVTVNVSDENIVTVKGPQGELSQKVDPEMEVSVEGNTIEVKRPTEQKRHKAMHGLYRSLINNMVEGVSKGYEIKLELVGVGYRAENKGQILDLVLGYSHHTYIQLPNEVKVEAVTDKRSNPIVTLKSADKQLIGQVAAKIRSFRMPEPYKGKGIKFVGEQLRRKAGKSANVK; via the coding sequence ATGTCAAGGATAGGAAAACTGCCCATTGAAGTCCCTGCCGGAGTGACCGTAAACGTAAGCGACGAAAATATCGTTACCGTAAAAGGTCCCCAGGGAGAACTCTCCCAAAAGGTCGATCCCGAAATGGAGGTTTCTGTAGAAGGAAACACCATTGAGGTGAAGCGTCCTACTGAGCAGAAGCGTCATAAAGCGATGCACGGTCTGTACCGTTCGTTGATTAACAACATGGTTGAAGGCGTTTCAAAGGGTTATGAAATTAAATTGGAATTGGTTGGTGTTGGTTATCGTGCCGAGAACAAAGGACAGATTCTTGATCTGGTTCTGGGATATTCTCACCATACCTACATTCAGCTTCCTAACGAAGTGAAGGTAGAAGCCGTGACCGACAAGCGAAGCAATCCAATCGTAACACTTAAGAGTGCTGACAAACAGCTCATCGGCCAGGTTGCTGCTAAAATTCGTTCCTTCCGTATGCCTGAACCTTACAAAGGAAAAGGTATCAAGTTTGTTGGAGAGCAGCTGCGTCGTAAAGCTGGTAAATCGGCCAATGTTAAATAA
- the rpsS gene encoding 30S ribosomal protein S19, producing the protein MSRSLKKGPFIDFKLEKKVLTMNEGGKKSVIKTWARHSMISPDFVGHTIAVHNGNKFIPVYVTENMVGHKLGEFAPTRTFRGHGGNKKK; encoded by the coding sequence ATGAGCCGTTCGCTTAAAAAAGGCCCTTTTATCGACTTTAAATTGGAAAAAAAGGTTCTCACCATGAATGAAGGTGGGAAGAAGTCGGTAATCAAAACGTGGGCCAGACATTCCATGATTTCACCTGATTTTGTAGGCCATACCATCGCTGTTCACAACGGAAACAAGTTTATCCCTGTTTATGTAACTGAGAACATGGTTGGTCACAAATTGGGAGAATTTGCACCTACACGTACCTTCCGGGGTCATGGTGGAAACAAAAAGAAATAA
- the rpmD gene encoding 50S ribosomal protein L30, protein MAKIRITQVKSGIGASKVQKKTLVALGLRKLNQTIEHEATPQIQGMVNKLKHLVKVEEV, encoded by the coding sequence ATGGCAAAAATTCGAATTACACAGGTGAAAAGCGGAATCGGTGCTTCAAAGGTTCAGAAGAAAACCCTGGTGGCCCTGGGACTGAGAAAACTCAACCAGACCATCGAGCATGAGGCTACCCCGCAAATTCAGGGAATGGTTAACAAACTGAAACACCTTGTTAAGGTTGAAGAAGTTTAA
- the ykgO gene encoding type B 50S ribosomal protein L36, with product MKVRVSIKKRSADCKIVRRKGRLYVINKKNPKFKQRQG from the coding sequence ATGAAAGTAAGAGTATCTATCAAAAAACGTAGTGCCGATTGCAAAATCGTTCGGCGTAAAGGTCGTCTCTACGTTATTAACAAAAAAAACCCGAAGTTCAAGCAACGTCAGGGATAA
- the rplR gene encoding 50S ribosomal protein L18, with protein sequence MALTKQERRDRIRKRIRTKISGSAEAPRMNIYRSNKQIYVQLIDDVAGNTLVAVSSLNKEIASEKGTKIEIAAKVGKLAAEKAVAAGISTVKFDRGGYLYHGRVKAVAEAAREGGLKF encoded by the coding sequence ATGGCTCTTACAAAGCAAGAAAGAAGAGATAGAATTCGTAAAAGAATCAGGACTAAAATTTCTGGTTCTGCCGAGGCTCCTCGCATGAATATATATCGCAGCAATAAGCAGATTTACGTGCAGCTGATCGATGATGTAGCGGGTAATACCTTGGTTGCCGTATCTTCACTGAATAAAGAAATCGCCTCTGAAAAGGGTACGAAAATCGAGATTGCAGCAAAAGTTGGGAAACTGGCTGCTGAGAAAGCAGTAGCTGCAGGTATCAGTACCGTTAAATTCGATAGAGGGGGATATTTGTATCACGGACGTGTAAAAGCAGTTGCAGAAGCTGCTCGCGAAGGAGGTCTTAAATTCTAA
- the rplX gene encoding 50S ribosomal protein L24 codes for MQKKLHIKKGDSVVVISGNSKGQQGKVLEVIREKDRAIVEGVNLVSKHTKPNAENPQGGILKQEAPVHISNLMLVDPASGKRTRIGRRLNDKGKLVRYSKKSGEEIK; via the coding sequence ATGCAGAAAAAGTTACATATCAAAAAAGGGGATAGCGTAGTGGTTATATCCGGCAACTCAAAAGGGCAGCAAGGAAAAGTGCTCGAGGTAATCCGGGAGAAAGACCGCGCCATCGTCGAGGGAGTCAATCTGGTGTCAAAGCACACCAAACCCAATGCAGAAAATCCACAGGGAGGCATCTTGAAACAAGAAGCTCCGGTGCACATTTCCAACTTAATGTTGGTTGATCCTGCAAGCGGTAAGCGGACTCGCATTGGCCGTCGCCTGAACGACAAAGGAAAATTAGTACGTTATTCGAAAAAATCAGGAGAGGAGATTAAGTAA
- the rpsC gene encoding 30S ribosomal protein S3: MGQKVNPISNRLGIIKGWDSNWFGGDNYGDKLVEDHKLREYLSARLAKASISKIIIERTLKLITITIHTSRPGIIIGKGGQEVDKLKEELKKITKKEVQINIFEIKRPELDARIVANNIARQVEGKIAYRRAVKMAIASAMRMGAEGIKVQVSGRLNGAEMARSEMYKDGRTPLHTLRADIDYALGEALTKTGLIGVKVWICKGEIYGKRDLSPNVGTQKGPGRGGKQGGGAKKRRK; encoded by the coding sequence ATGGGACAAAAAGTAAATCCGATATCTAATAGGCTTGGAATCATCAAAGGATGGGATTCCAACTGGTTCGGAGGTGACAATTATGGTGATAAACTGGTCGAAGACCACAAGCTGCGGGAATATCTTTCTGCACGTTTGGCTAAAGCAAGCATCTCGAAGATCATCATCGAGCGTACGCTGAAGCTTATCACTATCACCATCCATACCTCAAGGCCCGGTATTATTATTGGTAAAGGTGGTCAGGAAGTTGACAAGTTGAAAGAGGAGTTGAAGAAGATCACCAAGAAAGAAGTTCAGATCAACATCTTCGAGATTAAACGTCCTGAACTCGACGCTCGCATCGTCGCTAATAATATCGCACGCCAGGTAGAAGGCAAGATTGCCTACCGCCGCGCCGTTAAAATGGCCATTGCTTCCGCTATGCGAATGGGAGCAGAGGGTATTAAAGTACAGGTTTCCGGTCGTTTGAACGGAGCTGAAATGGCTCGTTCAGAAATGTATAAAGATGGCCGTACTCCGTTGCACACCCTTCGTGCCGACATTGACTACGCCCTTGGAGAGGCCCTGACCAAAACCGGTTTAATCGGTGTAAAGGTCTGGATCTGCAAAGGAGAAATCTATGGTAAACGCGACCTGTCACCAAACGTAGGAACACAAAAAGGACCTGGACGTGGAGGCAAACAAGGTGGCGGTGCCAAGAAGCGTAGGAAATAA
- the rplE gene encoding 50S ribosomal protein L5, translating to MDYVPTLKNKYREEIVPALQKEFSYSSVMQVPKLEKIIINQGVGAAIADKKLIEIAVEELTAITGQKAVTTNSRKDISNFKLRKKMPIGVRVTLRRERMYEFLDRLISVALPRIRDFKGVNDKFDGRGNYTLGVTEQIIFPEIVLDKVTKINGYNITFVTSADTDEEGYALLRAFGIPFKNAKKN from the coding sequence ATGGATTACGTACCTACACTAAAGAACAAGTACCGAGAAGAAATCGTTCCTGCTTTGCAGAAAGAGTTCAGTTATAGCTCAGTTATGCAGGTTCCGAAACTCGAGAAAATCATTATCAACCAGGGAGTTGGTGCCGCTATCGCCGATAAGAAGCTTATCGAGATTGCAGTTGAAGAATTGACTGCAATTACAGGTCAGAAAGCTGTAACCACCAATTCACGGAAAGATATCTCGAACTTCAAATTGCGTAAAAAAATGCCGATTGGAGTTCGCGTAACACTTCGTCGTGAAAGAATGTACGAATTTCTCGATCGTTTGATTAGTGTTGCTCTGCCGCGTATTCGCGACTTCAAAGGAGTAAACGACAAATTCGACGGACGTGGAAACTATACACTGGGTGTTACCGAACAGATTATTTTCCCCGAAATCGTTCTCGATAAAGTGACGAAAATTAATGGGTATAATATTACGTTCGTAACCTCGGCTGACACCGATGAAGAGGGATATGCACTGCTTCGCGCATTTGGTATTCCGTTTAAAAACGCTAAAAAGAATTAA
- the rpsQ gene encoding 30S ribosomal protein S17, which translates to METRNLRKERIGVVVSNKMDKTIVVAEKRKVKHPMYGKFVNKTSKFYAHDEANTCNIGDTVKIMETRPLSKNKGWRLVEILERAK; encoded by the coding sequence ATGGAAACAAGAAATCTTCGGAAAGAGCGTATCGGCGTTGTCGTTAGCAATAAGATGGATAAAACCATTGTCGTTGCAGAAAAGCGTAAGGTTAAACATCCTATGTACGGGAAGTTTGTGAATAAAACCAGCAAATTTTATGCACACGACGAAGCTAATACCTGCAACATTGGCGATACCGTAAAAATTATGGAAACCCGTCCTCTGTCGAAAAACAAGGGATGGAGACTAGTTGAAATTTTAGAAAGAGCTAAGTAA
- the infA gene encoding translation initiation factor IF-1 translates to MAKQPSIEQDGTIIEALSNAMFRVELQNGHVITAHISGKMRMHYIKILPGDKVKVEMSPYDLTKGRITFRYKN, encoded by the coding sequence ATGGCAAAACAGCCTTCTATAGAACAAGATGGAACCATTATCGAAGCATTGTCAAACGCGATGTTTAGGGTAGAATTACAAAATGGTCACGTAATCACAGCTCACATTTCGGGCAAGATGCGGATGCACTATATAAAGATTTTACCTGGTGACAAAGTAAAAGTTGAGATGTCTCCATACGACCTTACTAAGGGAAGGATCACTTTCAGATATAAAAATTAA
- the rplO gene encoding 50S ribosomal protein L15, translated as MELHNIQPAKGSTKSEKRIGRGQGSGKGGTSTRGHKGAKSRSGYSRKIGFQGGQMPLQRLVPKFGFKNVNRVEYKAINLSVLQKLADDKGLEAIDVDTLIAAGFISKNDKVKILGNGELSKKLNVKAHAFSKSAKEAIEKLEGTTEIL; from the coding sequence ATGGAATTGCATAACATACAGCCTGCAAAAGGTTCCACCAAAAGCGAAAAGCGGATTGGCCGTGGTCAGGGCTCCGGTAAAGGAGGTACATCAACCCGTGGTCACAAAGGTGCCAAATCCCGTTCCGGTTACTCACGTAAAATCGGATTCCAGGGTGGACAGATGCCTTTGCAGCGCCTTGTGCCTAAGTTCGGTTTCAAAAATGTGAACCGGGTTGAATACAAAGCTATCAACCTGAGTGTTTTGCAGAAATTAGCCGACGATAAAGGCCTGGAAGCAATCGACGTTGACACGCTCATCGCCGCAGGATTTATCTCTAAAAACGATAAGGTGAAAATTCTCGGAAACGGTGAATTGAGTAAAAAACTCAACGTAAAAGCCCATGCTTTCTCAAAGAGCGCTAAAGAGGCAATCGAAAAATTAGAAGGAACTACTGAAATACTCTGA